The following DNA comes from Camelina sativa cultivar DH55 chromosome 14, Cs, whole genome shotgun sequence.
ATGTTAGAGGTTAAGCATatgcttttaatgatttgaaatgtagctttgtaaaatatttgaaataattacaagatatttctttaaatacaagCAGCTATTAAAATCACCTTGTGAGTGTGAAATGGGGCCGTTTCTAGGAGAATATATGAGGCTATACTCTCCAAGTTCACTCATGATTAACCAGGCATGTTCAAGGCCACAATGAACACAATAGAGAACCTCGTTCTACGAGAAACGAAGTTGTGTTATGCCTGCTGTCTAAGTTTACATACAAATCCGGatggttcaagacatcatgttcaccaTCTGGCCGAGTAAACTCGACAGGTATAACAATGAGTCGGTTCAAGGTTGAAAAACACCACCAACTCAGATACAATTAGTTTTCGCATATACTCTCGAAGGTCTGTCTAGTCTAGCTAGTAGTGTTAGTCTATAGAGTTAGTTATGTCATCATATGTTTAGACttatttctattcatgtgggggattgttggaactgaatttttagaaaattgcaggttttgggacaGTGACTTTCCGGCGACTTTCCGGCCAAATGGCTGATCGAAATTGTTGGGTTGATAGTGCAATGGAAAtctggtaacgagtactacaagatggtatactcatacgtccaaaactgagttgatttgaatgagaaataagagtgtgaagtaAGCTACTTGGGATGTTTtgggaaatatcccacatcggaaatatgactgatttttcactcatatatatatatatatatagtttcacactcttctagtttcaaaagtgtgtagatGGAAGAGGGAAGATTCCCACAtgcgaaccgaaccgaaccgggcTGGGCCAAGCACGGACGCGGGACGGGCCAGGCACGGACGCGGGATGGGCCAGGCACGGACGCGGGGCGGGCCGggctggtcgtggacgtgggctGTGGTGTCTTGAGCTTTTGGGCTTTTGGGCTTTTTGGCTCTTGAGACTGTTGTAggctcatttaattttttggaaagacttggtgtgaactccaagcaacTTGGGCAGCACTGCGagaatattcagtgaatattttcttgagacctccctccttccactatatatagaggcacaacctctcattatttttcacacacaaaaacataagcactccttcctctgaagatctctctctccctctcccttaCTTAGTtcaagtaagttcttagtttagtagtctcgagagtataacgtagatctgttcgcttgagttctattactggtgtgctactgtaatagttcgtgatcggttgtatcctgggattcataaatcgtgattgtctGAAAGCACTTAtggccgatttattgaattaaggaaagagatatcatatcttgcctccgtgatttattttatgctttatattatgttgttgtaatttgtttctgatttcgttaatttaaatataattcgcatcTTTTCTGAGTTCGATTTTTGCGCTAAAATGTAGCAAGGTTTGACATTGAAGCTGGCCGCTGATAAAAAATCACATgcatgtcttttgtttttgaataatgcttatctcttttttcttttattttttgttttgtgcaaGAATATTTAAGCGTGAGAAATCCTTGTAGATCATAAATTATATCTTCATAATTTCCCTAAAATGCTATATGCTTAACCATTAGTTAATTCGGTATCAGAAAATGTAGTGTTCGTGAATGGGATTCCCCATATgacattgatatatataattgtgcttacaaaccaaaaaagaaagaaaaaaacaactcacgaagaaatactataatttaaagTACGTAGTAAGTATGATGATCATTCTCaaatatgatccttgtgtgttGCTTggtaaactcaaaaaaaaaaaatgagtcaaTTGGTTCGAACTTGATATTTGATCAACAGCTTGACTCATCATGTGTTTCGTTACTCATCAATAACTAAAAGGGATGTCATAGCTGGGAattgaattaaagaaacaacTCGTAATAAAAACAtcagaagaaaacagagcatgTTGTGATGAAGATGACTCGGGAGTCTTATTCCTACATCATATCGTACCACTTAAAGGCAATTATcttatttgaataataattaaaatatttttgaggtGGGAATATATGtcaagaaaaaacagagtaaatttGCCGTGTAATATAAGGAAAATAAGAGAGCCGAGACTGAAGTTGACGAAGAGCGTTCCTATTGTATGAGGATTCCTTGCAACTACCAAACTTCTTAATCTTTGAATAGTAGTAAGAAAATAAGTCACTgttaacaaaaccaaattggCTACCCCACTATGAGGGAAACGAACAAGATATCAAGAAACGACGAGAGGACCGAGACCTAAAGTTGTCACTGTTTAACCCAAGCAAACGTACACGTTGGTTCTAGATTCTCCATTGGCATGgtcttggttttgtttttgtagttgAATTTTAGTCTTGCATATTCCTGAAATTTCTTAAAGCGATGTTTACTTAGACCCAGAGTACTACACCACAGGATTGCTGAACGAAAAAAGCGATGTTTATAGCTTCGGGGTAGTCCTCATGGAACTACTCTCAGGTCAAAAGGCATTGTGCTTTGAACGGCTAGAGAACTCAAAACATCTAGTGAGTTATTTTGTTTCTGCCATGAAAGAGAATAGGTTGCATGATATTATTGACGGGCGAGTAATGAAGGAGGATAATCAGAGAGAGATCCAAGAAGCTGCAAGAGTTTCTCTTGAGTGTACAAGACTTATGGGAGAGGAAAGGCCAAGGATGAAAGACGTAGCTGCAGAGCTAGAAGCTTTGAGAGTCAAAACAACCAAACATAAGTGGTCAGATCAGTATCCGAAAGAGGTTGAGCACTTGCTTGGGGTTCAAATCTTATTAGCGCAGGGTGATACCAGTATTATTGGCTATGATAGCATCAAGAATATATCAATATTAGACATTGAAGCTGGCCGCTGATATTTATCAGTCCAGCTCTGACAAACGCAAATGTAATgtgattttttcttgtgttgtaaAGGAATCTTAATGCTTCACATATTCTTATCTCATGGTGTTACCtctttaaaaaaggaaaaaaacaatggcTACAAATAATATGGTATAAAGGGGACAAAAACAAATTCGTTAAGGAACACTAAAAAAATTTGCAACAAAAAGcatcaaaagaaaacagaggatgTTGTTGTGATCAGGGTTCTTCTTCTACATCTTCCCTATTAATCAATCTTTTCATATGTTGAAAAGAAAACCAATTAAAATAACTGTTAATAACTTTTAATTGGTCTTGTTTGTGTTGTAGTATTTCAGAATCCTGCAATTTCTTGGAAAATGGGAACATGACTGCAataatgaaagagagaaagcgGCAAGATTTTTTGTTGACTGTACAAGAGTGACGGGAGAGGAAAGTAGATGATATTATAATAACCTGAAGAAGAGGATATTGAGCACAAGAAGAAACAGGTAGCAGTGGCTATGACAACATTGGACACTGAAGCTGGCCGCTGATATATATCATTACCACTCTGTTTAAGTATCAAAAAATGACATTCAAAAAACCATGTAAGGTCGATCTTATAGATCATCAACTATTCTATTTATAACTCCCCTTTGATGTGTAAGCTAacggaaaaaacaaaagagttataATTCGAGTCtagtgtttgttttttaatactttcgatcttcttgttcttcaatctccataatatatatgtatttggaCCTAACTAATGGGTTTAGATATCCCATCCTGACTCCAAAGTTGATACTTGTGTATTGCGTGGTGGTATGTACGTAGCTAGATTTGAAAAAGGCTCATTGActcctattttttttgttactctaCCTAAAACTTTGATATTTTCGTTTTCTAAATTAACTTTACCATTCTTGTTGCATAAGATTGCTCTGCTTTtgtaacaattaaaataatttttctgtTACAAAAATATGCTCTGTTGAGTGATGATATTAGTAATGATGGTTCCAAAAACAGCTTTCACGCCTATTAGAGTCAGTAGAGCCAATCCAAATGAGATTATTATTAGTAATGATTGACGTTGACGAAAAAGTTAAAAGTGGTTGACTTTGTGACACTGTAGTCTTAATATTTACTACTCTTCTCATTTTTTGtacatagagaaaaaaagagaaggaagattcCTTGCAATTACATACCAAGCGTCTTATTCTTTGAATAGTAAGAGACAATTCACTGTTTGGAGAAACCAAATTGGACTCTTCACTAGGAgttaaagcaaacaaaatatcaagaaaacatAAGAGGGGCCGGGACAGAGACTGAAGCAAACGTACAGGGTTTTGATTGAGTAGTTGAATTTTCGTCTAGCAGTTTCCTGCAATTTCTGAGAAAATGGGAACAGGTTCTTTTCCTACAATAAAGGCCTCAAGGAGATGACTGATGagagaaaactcaaaagaggaacaaagttagagagagaaagagagagagacaaaatagAGGTAGAAGATGAAGTTGCAGGAGGGTCTGTTCTTGGTGGTTATATTCTGCCTTTCTTATACGGTGCTGGTCAAGGGGCAACACCAACCTCGCAAGGATTGCCAAACTAAATGTGGCAACGTCGCAATAGAGTATCCTTTTGGCATTTCTTCAGGTTGTTACTATCCCGGAAATGAAAGCTTCAGTATCACCTGCAAGGATGATAGGCCACATGTCTTACGCCTCATTGAAGTGAAAAACTTTTATCACCGCGGCCAGATACAAGTTCTGCTTAATGGATCCTCTTCTTGCAACGACGCCCAAGGAAATGAAATTTTGGGCAGTTACGATTTTAGACTGGATGATTTATCTCTCTCAGCCAACAATAAGTTTACTGTAGTAGGCTGTAATGTTTTAGGAGTTGTGGGCACTTCTGGAATGGACGATTATGTAACTGGATGCATGTCAGTATGCAATGTTCCACCGGCCAAAAATGGAAAATGTGATGGTGTAGGTTGCTGCAGAACAAACGTCTCTCTCCCCTTGGATTATACATACAAATTTGCTTCATTTCGCATACCAAACATGACTTCCGTTCATAAATTTAATCCTTGCACCTACGCTTTTCTCGTCGAAGATGATAAGTTTATCTTCAGTTCTTTAGAAGATCTTAAGAATCTGCGGAATGTCGAGAAGTTCCCTGTGTCACTAGATTGGTCTATTGGAAACCAGACATGTGAGCAAGCTGGAAACACAAGCATATGCGGTGGGAACAGCACATGTTCTGATTCTACTACTAGAAGCGGGTATATCTGCACATGTAACCAAGGTTTTGATGGGAATCCATACATTTTAGACGGTTGCCAAGGtactttatattaatttcttttgctttctttcattctttcttctcttgtgtGTTAATTGGTTTCCTCATACATATATTTCTTGTTGTATCTTGCCCTCTCTTTGACCTTGGACCAGACATCAATGAGTGTACGACTAGTAACAGTGACCATAAACATAATTGTTCGGATCCCAAAACCTGTAGAAACAGAGATGGAGGCTTTGATTGTAAGTGTCGATCTGGTTACCGCTTAGATACAACCACAATGAGCTGCAAGCGTAAAGAGTTTGGATGGGCTATGATTCTTCTTGGTAAGCTTCCCCTCTCACTTTTTTTCTGGACTTCTTCCCGCATCAACTCATTCTAATCATCTATCTGTCTCTGCGATGCGTGTGATCAGTGACCACTATCGTCTTCTTGGTCATCCTTCTTGGCGTTAGTTTCATACAACATAGGCTGAGGCGTCGTAAAGACACCGAGCTGCGACAAAAATTCTTTGAGAAAAATGGTGGTGGCATGTTGATACAGCGACTCTCAGGAGCAGGGCCATCAAATGCTGATGTTAAAATCTTTACTGAGGAAGGCATGAAAGAAGCAACTAATGGTTATGATGAGAGCAGAATCTTGGGTCAGGGAGGCCAGGGGACAGTCTACAAAGGTATATTGCCAGATAATTCTGTAGTTGCGATAAAGAAAGCTCGGCTAGGAGACCGTAGCCAAGTTGAGCAGTTCATCAATGAAGTGCTCGTGCTTTCACAAATCAACCATAGGAACGTGGTCAAGCTCTTGGGATGTTGTCTAGAGACCGAAGTTCCCTTGCTAGTCTACGAGTTCATTAACAGTGGCACTCTTTTCGATCACTTGCACGGTTCTCTGTTTGATTCTTCTCTAACATGGGAACACCGTCTGAGAATAGCTGTAGAAGTCGCTGGAACTCTTGCTTATCTTCACTCCTCTGCTTCTATTCCAATCATCCACCGAGATGTCAAGACTGCCAATATCCTCCTGGATGATAACTTAACCGCAAAAGTAGCTGACTTTGGTGCATCAAGGCTGATACCGATGGATCAAGAGCAGCTCACAACTATGGTGCAAGGCACTCTCGGCTATTTAGACCCAGAATACTACAACACAGGGCTTCTGAACGAGAAGAGCGATGTTTACAGTTTCGGAGTAGTCCTTATGGAACTGCTCTCAGGTCAGAAGGCATTGTGCTTTGAACGGCTAGAGACTTCAAAACATCTAGTgagttattttctttcttccatGAAAGAGAATAAGTTGCATGAGATTATTGATGGCCAAGTGATGAACGAGTATAATCAAAGGGAGATCCAGGAAGCTGCAAGAATTGCTCTTGAGTGTACAAGGCTTATGGGAGAGGAAAGGCCAAGGATGAAAGACGTTGCTGCAGAGCTAGAAGCCTTGAGAGCCAAAACGACCAAACATAAGTGGTCAGATCAGTTTCCGAAGGAGGTTGAGCACTTGCTTGGTGTTCAAATCTTATCAGCGCAGGGTGATACCAGTAGCACTGGCTATGACAGCATTAAGAATGTTGCAATATTAGACATTGAAGCTGGCCGCTGATATTTATCAGTCCAGCAGCTCTGACAAAAGCAGATGTAATgtgattttttcttgtgttgtaaAGGAATCTTAATGCTTTATATTCTTGTCTTACGGTGTTAtctctttaaaaaagaaaaaactaactACTCCATATATTCTAAGTGTAATATGTTGTTATAAAGGCGACAAAAACAAATTCGTTAAGGAACACTCAAACTTTTTCCAACAAAAAGCATCAAAAGAAACCAGAGGATGTTGTGATCAGGAGTCTTCTTCTACATCTTCCctattaatcaaaaattttcatatgtgaaaaaagaaaatcaatttaaataactGTTAAGTAAAAGGGTATGTCAAGGAAATAATTAGAGTAGAGTTTGACGAAGAAGGTTGAGCAATGTCGTCCACTATTCAATAATATATTACCATTTCTTCCCATTTGAAGAATCCTTGCATCCCCCACTtgtcataaattatatatacatatgggAATATGAAGCATACTTCAACGTTCTCCTCGTGCTACATTGACATGGTCTTGTTTGTGATTAATTGTAGTATTGGAGATTCCTGCAATTTCTGGGGAAGTGGGAACATGTCTGCAATAATGAAAGAGAGATCCACAGAAGTGGCCAGAGTTGTTGTTGAGTGTACAAGAGTGACGGGAGAAGAAAGGCCACGTATTGCAAAAATGTAACTTGAAGCCCTTTAGCTACAAAATTAACTTGACCTGGGAAAATTAAAGGAAGAAGCCACAAACCCTCTTGAACCCaatatttaaaagattattaGGCCTTCCCGCCTCAGTTGATATTTGTATGTTGCGTGGTATGTACGTAACTCCAATAGGCTCATTTGCTTCAAACTATACCTGTTTGATGAGCCTTGACTCATATATTGCTTTGTTACTCTACATACAATTCTAATATTGCATTTTCTGAATTATACTTATCATTCTTGCTGCAATTCTAAGATTGCTCTGGTTATGtaatcatcaatttttttttgttagatatatGATCTTTTAGTAAACGATGGTTCTTACAAAAAAGTGAAAACCAATAGCTTTCATATTAGTGATGACTTGACGAGCGAGCCAATCAAAATGAGCCACAATCAAAATAGCCGGTCTGTCAAagattgtatttgtatatagtaaattgaCAGAGTTACCTCTACAAAACAATACCTTGTAAATTTCTATGCCTGGTCTGTCAAATTAAAGAATGTTTTTCTCAAGATTTTCTCGCAGTTTCTTGGAAATTACTCTTGTTTTCATTTGATGAAAGTGGTGGATTTGCATGTAAATTTCTAATAGAGATCCTCTTGAAGACTAAGCAGCGACATATATAGGGCAAGAACTATTCAAACGCTTCAAGAACTTGTTGACATTTATAAACTGAAAATCCTCCAcgcaaagaaaagagaaaaaaaattataagtttgaagttgacatatttaaattttttgaacgTGTGTAGTCTCAACTCTGAATCTTTGCTTTTCTTCACATCTGTAAGATTACTTGTAAAGTTGTAAGCACCAATCGTCGTGTGGTCTTAGAAGTcatgcaaaaataaaattcaactgCCGGAAAATGGAAGAAGACTTGGACGTTGGGAGATAATATAACATGGGAATTTGGAGTTGTATACTTTAAATGTTGTTCTGGCATCACAATGACATGGTCAATGTTGAATATTAGTATGGAAGATATCCGAAATTCAACGAGTCAGTGAAAACGAATCAAGAGCACATGTCAAACAAGTGTTTGGTATGAAGGAGTAATCATAGGACCTAATTTGATTAGgatctttatatatgtaaactgtATATACTCTCAATCATTCTCATTTACTCCTGTATAGAACCCTAGCTTAGTCTTGAGTCTGTATATATATCAGCTGTAGTACATCAGTAAGAATCATCCTTCAATATATAACttctatatggtatcagagcaggtttaacaaaaaaaaaaaaaaaaaaaaaaNNNNNNNNNNNNNNNNNNNNNNNNNNNNNNNNNNNNNNNNNNNNNNNNNNNNNNNNNNNNNNNNNNNNNNNNNNNNNNNNNNNNNNNNNNNNNNNNNNNNNNNNNNNNNNNNNNNNNNNNNNNNNNNNNNNNNNNNNNNNNNNNNNNNNNNNNNNNNNNNNNNNNNNNNNNNNNNNNNNNNNNNNNNNNNNNNNNNNNNNNNNNNNNNNNNNNNNNNNNNNNNNNNNNNNNNNNNNNNNNNNNNNNNNNNNNNNNNNNNNNNNNNNNNNNNNNNNNNNNNNNNNNNNNNNNNNNNNNNNNNNNNNNNNNNNNNNNNNNNNNNNNNNNNNNNNNNNNNNNNNNNNNNNNNNNNNNNNNNNNNNNNNNNNNNNNNNNNNNNNNNNNNNNNNNNNNNNNNNNNNNNNNNNNNNNNNNNNNNNNNNNNNNNNNNNNNNNNNNNNNNNNNNNNNNNNNNNNNNNNNNNNNNNNNNNNNNNNNNNNNNNNNNNNNNNNNNNNNNNNNNNNNNNNNNNNNNNNNNNNNNNNNNNNNNaaaaaaaaaaaaaaaaaaaaaaaaaaattcttcttcatGTCCACCACCTCCTCTCCTACGATGTCTGACACCATCATCACCGACACCAACCAGACTCTTCTTCACATCAATATGACGAACGTCACTAAACTGACTCCCACAAATTACCTCATGTGGAAGCTTCAAGTTCATGCTCTCGTTGATGGCTATGGCCTTGTTGGTCATCTTGATGGCTCCACATCGGCTCCATCACGGACGATTACCTCCGCAACTGTTGTCTCTGATAATCCAGCCTATGTAAACTGGAAACGTCAAGACAAATTGATCTATAGTGCCCTTCTTGGTGCTATTTCTCTCAATGTCCAGCCAATCTTGTCTCGTACAACCACCTCTTCTGAGATCTGGAGTACTCTTGCGGAGACGTATGCCAAGGGGAGTCGGGGACACGTTCAACAACTGAAGGATCAGCTTCAGTCCTGGACTAAAGGGATCTCTTACTATTGATGAGTATCTCCAGGGTCTTACCACCAGGTTTGATACACTTGCCAATCTAGGTAAACCAATGGATCATGATGATCAGATTGATTTAATTCTTGCCGGTCTACCCGAAGACTACCGTCCTATTATCGATCAGATTGAAGCTCGTGATGTCTCTCCAACACTTACGTATGTTCATGAGAGGTTGCGTACTCGTGAAGCCAAACTCTTGTCCAAAGCAACGCTTATTACCCTTCCCATGACTGCCAATGTCGCGTCCCATCGTccttccaacaacaacaacaacaactatcgCAGCAACAACCAACACAAGCAGCGTTCCAACACTCAGAACTCTCACTGGCAGTCCTCTTCTCCACGTTCTGATCAGCGTCAATCTCGTCCATATATGGGCAAATGCCAGTTCTGCAACACTCATGGTCATTCTGCTAGGAGGTGTCCTCAGCTTCAGAATCACATCTCTCTCTCACGTCCGCAACACGGCAGTCCTTTCACGTCTTGGCAACCACGCGCAAATCTGGCTCTAGGTGCGTCCAACCACTCTGACCCATGGACACTGGATAGTGGTGCTACCCACCATATCACATCGGATCTCCAAAATCTCTCTCTACATCAACCATACTCTGCAACGATGAGGTTTTGATTGGAGATGGTTCTGGTTTAAAAATCACTCATCAGGGTTTGACGACTTTACCTTCCCTTACTCGACCTCTTATTTTAGATGATGTCTTATGTGCACCCAACATACACAAAAATCTCATTTCGGTCTATCGATTATGTAATTCTAATCAAGTTACTGTCGAATTTTCTCCTGCAtcctttcaggtgaaggatcttcacACGGGGGCCCCCTTACTCCAAGGCAAGACTAAAGCAGAACTGTATGAGTGGCCGATGACTGCTTCTCACATTCAAGCTCTTTATGCATCTCCAAGTCCGAAAACCACTATATCCTCTTGGCATTCTCGTCTCGGCCAtccttcctcctctgttttaaAAACGCTTGTCTCCAAGTTTTCTTTACCACTTTCATGCTCTTCTTCTGCAAATTTCTCTTGTTCAGATTGCTTACtcaataaaacacacaaattacCATTTGCTGTTTCTTCTATTCACTCTACAAGACCTTTACAATACCTTTTTACTGATGTCTGGACCTCTCCTATTCTTTCTCTTGATAACTACAAGTACTATCTCATTTTTGTGGATCACTACACCCGTTACACTTGGTTTTATCCTCTCAAACACAAGTCAGATGTTAAACAAACCTTCATAGCGTTCAAAGCTCTTGTTGAGAATCATTTTCATGAGTGGATCCAAACTTTGCACTCTGACAATGGTGGAGAGTACATTGCTCTTCGTGCTTACCTGTCTACAAATGGGATAGCTCACTACACCACTCCTCCACACACACCTGAACACAATGGGCTGTCTGAACGCAAACATCGCCACGGGTCTTGCTTTGCTTTCTCATGCTTCGATGCCTAAACAATATTGGCCGTTTGCTCTCTCTACCGCAGTCTACCTCATCAACCGATTACCTACACCAGTTTTGGCAAATCAATCCCCTTATCAGAAACTTTTTCAGGCAACACCAAATTACACGAAGCTCAGAGTGTTTGGTTGTACCTGTTTTCCCTGGCTTCGACCTTATGCGCCTCATAAGCTTGCGGATCGATCAAAGGAGTGTGTCTTCCTTGGGTACTCTCAATCGCAGAGTGCTTACTACTGTCTGGATCGAACAACAGGTCGAGTTTATGTATCTCGGCATGTTCAGTTTGTTGAGACTAAGTTTCCTTTTGCCACAACACACACCCCCGTTGCCTCGTCCTCCTCCTCGGCTTCGACTTCGACCACCGGTGTACCACTCATACAGTCTGTCTTGCCCCCAAGTGGGATCCTTCACTCGCCATCATCTTCGGCTCCTTCACTCACTGTGATTCTCTCGTCGAATCCTTCATCGTCGCCGGCATCGACATCTCAGGTACGTCCTCTATCTTTctctccttcgtcttcttctccatcttcctctGAGCCCACTGCTCCTAGTCAAAATGGGCCACAGCCCACGGCCCAGACACAACCAATACACCATGATCCGGTCCATCAATCACCCTCACAAATACATTCACCAAACCGATTCCCAGAACCAACCCGAGATATTAATCCCAATCCACAAAATGAACCAAACCGATCCCTATCCCAATCTTCCCCTGTTTCTACACCGACGTCGATGTCTCCGGCATCAATCTCCCCAGTCACGACACCTCCTCTGTCCCCCGATATTCGTTCTTCTTCGCCGTCACCCTCTGCCACAACCACCTCCTCCCAATACCAATCGTCATTCTATGGCTACGAGAGCAAAGCAGGGCAttgtcaaaccaaacaagaagtACTCTCTCACTGTTCAGTCGTCGGCTTCTGAACCACGGACGGCGAATCAGGCTCTCAAAGATGATCGTTTTCGGCAGGCCCTCACAGATGAAATTAATGCTCAATTACGAAATCACACATGGGACTTGGTTCCGCCTCCCTCATATCCCGTCACTATCGTGGGATGTCGTTGGGTTTTTACTACAAAATACAACTCTGATGGCTCCATTAACAGATATAAAGCTCGTTTAGTCGCTAAGGGATACAATCATCAATCTGGACTTGATTATGAGGAGACTTTTAGTCCAGTCGTTAAATCAACTACGATCCGTGTTGTTCTTGGTGTTGCCGTAGCATGTGACTGGCCTATACGTCAACTTGACGTTAACAACACTTTCTTGCAAGGCACTCTCACGGAAGAGGTCTACATGTCTCAACCTCCAGGTTTTATAGATTCTGACAACCCAAGCCATGTCT
Coding sequences within:
- the LOC104740822 gene encoding wall-associated receptor kinase 1-like isoform X1; translated protein: MKLQEGLFLVVIFCLSYTVLVKGQHQPRKDCQTKCGNVAIEYPFGISSGCYYPGNESFSITCKDDRPHVLRLIEVKNFYHRGQIQVLLNGSSSCNDAQGNEILGSYDFRLDDLSLSANNKFTVVGCNVLGVVGTSGMDDYVTGCMSVCNVPPAKNGKCDGVGCCRTNVSLPLDYTYKFASFRIPNMTSVHKFNPCTYAFLVEDDKFIFSSLEDLKNLRNVEKFPVSLDWSIGNQTCEQAGNTSICGGNSTCSDSTTRSGYICTCNQGFDGNPYILDGCQDINECTTSNSDHKHNCSDPKTCRNRDGGFDCKCRSGYRLDTTTMSCKRKEFGWAMILLVTTIVFLVILLGVSFIQHRLRRRKDTELRQKFFEKNGGGMLIQRLSGAGPSNADVKIFTEEGMKEATNGYDESRILGQGGQGTVYKGILPDNSVVAIKKARLGDRSQVEQFINEVLVLSQINHRNVVKLLGCCLETEVPLLVYEFINSGTLFDHLHGSLFDSSLTWEHRLRIAVEVAGTLAYLHSSASIPIIHRDVKTANILLDDNLTAKVADFGASRLIPMDQEQLTTMVQGTLGYLDPEYYNTGLLNEKSDVYSFGVVLMELLSGQKALCFERLETSKHLVSYFLSSMKENKLHEIIDGQVMNEYNQREIQEAARIALECTRLMGEERPRMKDVAAELEALRAKTTKHKWSDQFPKEVEHLLGVQILSAQGDTSSTGYDSIKNVAILDIEAGR
- the LOC109128658 gene encoding uncharacterized protein LOC109128658 — encoded protein: MTNVTKLTPTNYLMWKLQVHALVDGYGLVGHLDGSTSAPSRTITSATVVSDNPAYVNWKRQDKLIYSALLGAISLNVQPILSRTTTSSEIWSTLAETYAKGSRGHGLTTRFDTLANLGKPMDHDDQIDLILAGLPEDYRPIIDQIEARDVSPTLTYVHERLRTREAKLLSKATLITLPMTANVASHRPSNNNNNNYRSNNQHKQRSNTQNSHWQSSSPRSDQRQSRPYMGKCQFCNTHGHSARRCPQLQNHISLSRPQHGSPFTSWQPRANLALGASNHSDPWTLDSGATHHITSDLQNLSLHQPYSATMRF
- the LOC104740822 gene encoding wall-associated receptor kinase 1-like isoform X2; the encoded protein is MDPLLATTPKEMKFPVSLDWSIGNQTCEQAGNTSICGGNSTCSDSTTRSGYICTCNQGFDGNPYILDGCQDINECTTSNSDHKHNCSDPKTCRNRDGGFDCKCRSGYRLDTTTMSCKRKEFGWAMILLVTTIVFLVILLGVSFIQHRLRRRKDTELRQKFFEKNGGGMLIQRLSGAGPSNADVKIFTEEGMKEATNGYDESRILGQGGQGTVYKGILPDNSVVAIKKARLGDRSQVEQFINEVLVLSQINHRNVVKLLGCCLETEVPLLVYEFINSGTLFDHLHGSLFDSSLTWEHRLRIAVEVAGTLAYLHSSASIPIIHRDVKTANILLDDNLTAKVADFGASRLIPMDQEQLTTMVQGTLGYLDPEYYNTGLLNEKSDVYSFGVVLMELLSGQKALCFERLETSKHLVSYFLSSMKENKLHEIIDGQVMNEYNQREIQEAARIALECTRLMGEERPRMKDVAAELEALRAKTTKHKWSDQFPKEVEHLLGVQILSAQGDTSSTGYDSIKNVAILDIEAGR